A genomic region of Alicyclobacillus sp. SO9 contains the following coding sequences:
- a CDS encoding penicillin acylase family protein, giving the protein MRQRKGMWRGINTGLAVVISAGLLLLGAKGAGPIPAVAAVLNPGTGIWTSAGNANPPKTETIAIKGLNKPVKIRFDKSGRAYIQAQTNHDLFLATGYLHAKFRLFQMDLMRRQGEGRLSQVIGPKALPSDKFELQLGLIRTAKAEWQQMSSDSPAKKALLAYAAGVNDVIKSDENQGKLPVMFKMLGYQPKLWKPVDSLVIQGDMTQTLDFTTGPLEYALLEESLGAKKTMNWFPVLPKDVQHPYDVGPYHVDSPAPMVKESLPSSVVSSSTATQAGTSDAAVLISAARNGGRGSGSRANQNAQAKAVKQLIQTINQLPAAAIHHGSNSNNWAVDGTKTASGSAMMAGDPHLSQTLPAIWYQISGQSPSYTFSGVSIPGIPVILIGRNRSIAWSLTNVQNQATFYYREKTSKLHPNSYFWNGKWRKMEHASYTIPVKGRKSVKLDVKLTVHGPIMTQSGQTLSVDWMGDLPSPDLNALLNVVKATNFAQFKAALKDWHAPSQNFVYADKKGNIGMISAGYYPQVKSGQPWLPMSGTGASDIVGTIPYKDVPQVYDPPSHIVFSANQREVGNTYPYYIGTTMNFFSTGYRADEIYKTLTTKSKLTVKSFEQLQNNTTDYLASEIVPKLESALSGTSLTSAQKQAQQILKNWNENMTANSQGALIWWQFWTTYLNDTFEPWWKAKHVPVQTDPRLRLSVNQQSLDEDLEAWTLQDGSNASFDLPNGTHRTAAEVMRKAFKNAVSTLSKQLGANPQRWQWGKVHFRKFESLAMIDSLSYGPRASGGDDWTVDAADGGMVSTAGPSWRMIVDWSGVSEGVYPGGQSENPVSPWYENFVQTWWDGKYLPIYVNEAKVPGQLVTWTLHS; this is encoded by the coding sequence ATGAGACAGAGAAAAGGTATGTGGCGTGGGATAAATACAGGTTTGGCTGTCGTAATTTCTGCCGGGCTGCTGTTGCTCGGGGCAAAAGGCGCAGGACCAATCCCGGCTGTAGCCGCCGTGTTGAATCCTGGAACCGGCATCTGGACTTCAGCCGGCAATGCAAATCCACCCAAAACCGAGACCATCGCTATCAAGGGTTTAAACAAGCCTGTCAAGATTCGTTTTGACAAGTCAGGGAGGGCCTATATACAGGCGCAGACCAATCACGATTTGTTTCTTGCCACAGGTTACCTTCACGCAAAGTTTCGCTTGTTTCAGATGGATCTGATGCGTCGTCAAGGCGAGGGGAGACTTTCACAAGTCATCGGTCCAAAAGCGCTGCCCTCAGACAAGTTTGAGTTACAGTTGGGCCTCATCCGAACCGCCAAGGCAGAATGGCAGCAAATGTCCTCGGACAGTCCCGCGAAGAAAGCCTTACTGGCTTATGCTGCTGGTGTCAACGATGTCATAAAGTCGGATGAGAACCAAGGAAAACTTCCGGTCATGTTTAAAATGCTTGGTTACCAGCCCAAACTCTGGAAGCCTGTAGATTCTCTGGTCATCCAGGGGGATATGACGCAAACGCTTGATTTCACTACTGGCCCGCTGGAATACGCTCTTTTGGAAGAATCCCTTGGCGCCAAAAAGACCATGAATTGGTTTCCTGTCTTGCCAAAAGACGTTCAACACCCGTATGATGTGGGACCCTACCATGTGGACAGTCCTGCTCCTATGGTGAAGGAATCCCTGCCTTCATCTGTAGTGTCTTCATCCACTGCAACTCAAGCCGGAACATCAGACGCCGCTGTGCTTATATCTGCTGCCAGAAATGGCGGGCGAGGTTCGGGGTCTCGAGCCAATCAGAACGCACAGGCTAAAGCAGTCAAGCAACTCATTCAGACGATAAATCAGCTGCCTGCAGCTGCGATTCATCATGGTTCCAATAGCAACAACTGGGCAGTAGATGGAACGAAAACCGCATCTGGCTCTGCCATGATGGCGGGAGATCCGCATCTGTCACAAACGCTGCCTGCAATTTGGTACCAGATTTCGGGACAATCCCCATCGTACACATTTTCCGGCGTGAGCATTCCTGGTATTCCTGTCATACTAATTGGAAGAAATCGAAGTATCGCTTGGAGCTTGACCAATGTTCAAAACCAAGCCACCTTTTATTACCGTGAGAAGACGTCAAAATTACACCCAAACTCTTATTTCTGGAACGGTAAATGGCGCAAGATGGAGCACGCATCGTATACTATACCTGTGAAGGGGCGCAAAAGTGTCAAGTTGGATGTAAAGTTGACGGTACACGGTCCAATCATGACACAATCGGGGCAAACACTATCAGTTGACTGGATGGGTGATTTGCCCTCACCAGATTTGAATGCGCTCCTGAATGTGGTCAAAGCAACGAATTTCGCCCAGTTCAAGGCTGCACTCAAGGACTGGCACGCACCGTCACAGAATTTTGTTTATGCTGATAAAAAGGGCAATATTGGAATGATCTCGGCCGGATACTACCCCCAAGTAAAATCAGGACAGCCATGGTTGCCTATGTCGGGCACGGGTGCATCGGATATCGTCGGCACAATTCCGTATAAGGATGTACCGCAAGTATATGACCCTCCCAGTCATATTGTATTCAGCGCCAATCAACGCGAAGTGGGCAATACTTATCCCTACTATATTGGGACTACAATGAATTTTTTCAGTACAGGATACAGAGCAGACGAGATTTACAAGACGTTGACTACAAAGTCTAAACTTACAGTCAAGAGTTTTGAGCAGTTGCAGAACAATACGACCGATTATTTGGCTTCAGAGATTGTGCCTAAGTTGGAGTCAGCTCTTTCTGGAACTTCGCTTACGTCTGCGCAAAAGCAGGCACAGCAAATTCTAAAAAACTGGAACGAGAACATGACGGCAAACTCTCAAGGGGCATTGATTTGGTGGCAGTTTTGGACAACCTACCTGAACGATACGTTTGAGCCATGGTGGAAGGCCAAACACGTTCCAGTACAGACCGACCCAAGATTAAGGCTGAGTGTGAATCAACAGTCTTTGGATGAGGACTTGGAAGCTTGGACGTTACAGGATGGGTCAAATGCTTCGTTTGACCTGCCGAATGGCACGCATCGAACAGCAGCTGAAGTGATGCGTAAAGCATTTAAAAATGCTGTATCGACCTTAAGCAAGCAGCTTGGAGCCAATCCGCAGAGATGGCAGTGGGGGAAAGTTCACTTTCGTAAGTTTGAGTCATTGGCGATGATTGACTCGCTCAGTTATGGTCCGAGGGCAAGCGGTGGAGATGACTGGACAGTTGATGCGGCAGATGGAGGAATGGTTTCTACTGCAGGGCCAAGTTGGCGTATGATTGTAGACTGGAGCGGAGTGAGTGAAGGTGTTTACCCGGGAGGTCAGTCTGAAAATCCTGTCTCTCCGTGGTATGAGAACTTCGTTCAAACTTGGTGGGATGGGAAGTATTTGCCGATATACGTGAACGAGGCCAAGGTCCCGGGACAGCTAGTTACCTGGACTTTGCATTCATAG
- a CDS encoding NAD-dependent protein deacylase encodes MASEQILQLKHWLAKSSRIVVLTGAGMSTESGILDFRSEDGLWRDETLMTSMSEGYLKMFPREFWQFFRDIFWTDEYLSARPNAGHRLLASLEKSHKNVQIFTQNVDGLHQIAGSTDVYELHGNIRRAYCPRCRERYHMEDVIGQEIPRCSWMSVKGELCDSILYPDMVLFEQSIHHYIEAYDAVRHCDLLLILGTSLSVNPVADLPNHRSKDSKAVIINLAPTYYDSEADLVIRGKVGETMEKIMGM; translated from the coding sequence TTGGCGTCAGAGCAGATTCTGCAATTGAAACACTGGCTTGCGAAGAGCAGTCGGATTGTGGTTCTGACCGGTGCCGGCATGAGCACTGAGTCAGGTATTTTAGATTTTCGCTCCGAAGACGGTCTCTGGCGCGACGAGACATTAATGACCTCGATGTCGGAGGGGTACCTGAAAATGTTCCCGCGAGAGTTTTGGCAGTTTTTTCGGGACATTTTTTGGACCGATGAGTATCTGTCCGCAAGGCCCAACGCAGGTCACAGGTTGCTTGCAAGCCTTGAAAAATCACATAAAAATGTTCAAATTTTCACACAAAATGTAGACGGACTCCATCAGATTGCAGGGAGTACAGACGTATATGAGTTACATGGAAATATCCGCCGGGCGTACTGTCCACGTTGCCGTGAACGGTACCATATGGAAGATGTGATTGGACAGGAGATTCCGCGTTGCAGCTGGATGAGCGTCAAAGGTGAACTGTGTGATTCCATTTTGTACCCTGATATGGTGTTATTCGAGCAGTCAATTCACCACTATATCGAGGCTTATGATGCAGTCCGCCATTGTGATTTGCTCCTCATTCTTGGAACTTCCCTTTCTGTAAACCCGGTGGCCGACCTGCCGAACCACCGAAGTAAAGATTCAAAGGCCGTCATTATTAATCTCGCACCTACTTACTACGATTCAGAAGCCGACCTAGTCATCCGGGGTAAAGTGGGAGAAACCATGGAGAAAATTATGGGGATGTGA
- a CDS encoding GNAT family N-acetyltransferase: MARIILRDGRVAQFRQATRDNRDVTAIRKLFETVSTDSLYLRFFHLMRDVSDDFILNMIADGGRNGMSLLCVSGDRVIAMGNYIRTADTMAEVAFLVDDKLQGKGVGSLLLEHLAQNAWRNGFKSFEATVLRENYQMLHVFKSSGYELTSDNEPDAVHLVLPLVETERTRVLQEVREKLATAASLHSFFHPQTVAVIGASRDPNRLGRILLKRILYGGYTGTVYPVNPLTHSVSSVRSYKQVRDIPEQIDLAIISVPATQVLSVAQECIEANVRSVIVISAGFGERDEAGELMQRQLVESLRESGCRLIGPNCLGLANSNPDVSLNASFAPVLLPPGPAAIASHSGALGIAILDYAEKMGMGVSNFVSLGNKADVSGNDMLQYWEDDPDIKMILLYLESFGNPLKFSRICRRIARNKPILVVKSARTEAGLSISNTRASFPEPAEPVVDALFRQAGVIRANTLQEMFDAAALLSENVLPRGRRVALVTNTAGGAVTTVDTLQRDGLEFVSPVINLGYEALAQGYRDVLPQVLKDDTVDAVIVLFTPIGVVDEQAVVNAIAEAITEVAEEHQTAGDPSYQPKPVLANFLTRGDYTVRYVKAGAQKIPVYPFPEQAVHALTKVMYYAEFRNRDQGHVPDLENANPDAARDLIRAVRDKNGKWISDAACSQVLELMGIAFQQPEPSTPRNAGLSVGIKVQADPLFGLIMELKSVSNKVVKNWEQAPFQSVGNVGFTSVTRIIPLTDVDAVDMVAQVCIGDDVTETAQTELRDVLLRLSRLAEEVPEIQHIELTNLTASLNGLTAGTVQIQCIQE; this comes from the coding sequence ATGGCTCGGATTATTTTGCGGGACGGGCGTGTGGCACAATTTCGTCAGGCAACGAGAGATAACCGTGACGTTACAGCTATACGAAAGCTGTTTGAGACCGTGTCAACGGACAGCTTGTACTTGCGCTTCTTTCACTTAATGCGTGATGTGAGCGACGATTTTATTTTGAACATGATTGCAGACGGCGGCAGAAACGGCATGTCGCTCTTGTGTGTATCTGGTGACAGAGTAATTGCCATGGGGAATTATATTCGGACTGCTGATACCATGGCTGAAGTCGCTTTTTTGGTTGACGACAAACTGCAAGGCAAGGGTGTAGGGTCTCTCTTATTGGAGCATTTGGCTCAGAATGCTTGGAGGAATGGATTTAAATCGTTTGAGGCAACTGTCTTGCGTGAGAATTATCAGATGCTTCATGTTTTTAAGTCAAGTGGATACGAATTAACCAGCGACAATGAGCCTGATGCAGTGCACCTTGTACTGCCTCTTGTCGAAACTGAGCGAACAAGAGTACTGCAAGAGGTCCGCGAAAAACTGGCGACAGCAGCATCGCTTCATAGTTTTTTCCATCCGCAGACAGTTGCCGTCATTGGTGCCTCAAGGGATCCCAACCGGCTCGGGCGAATTTTGTTAAAACGAATTTTGTACGGCGGGTATACAGGTACGGTTTATCCGGTAAATCCATTGACACATTCCGTATCGTCTGTCCGTTCATACAAACAGGTCAGAGACATCCCCGAGCAAATCGACTTGGCCATTATTTCGGTTCCAGCAACGCAAGTTTTGAGCGTGGCACAAGAATGTATTGAGGCGAATGTGCGCAGTGTTATTGTCATATCCGCAGGCTTTGGAGAGCGGGACGAAGCAGGGGAACTGATGCAACGCCAACTCGTTGAGTCTTTACGTGAAAGCGGTTGTAGGTTAATTGGACCGAATTGCCTGGGACTGGCAAATTCGAATCCGGATGTTTCACTGAACGCAAGTTTTGCGCCTGTCCTGTTGCCTCCGGGGCCGGCGGCTATCGCGAGCCACTCGGGCGCACTTGGCATCGCCATTTTGGATTATGCAGAAAAAATGGGGATGGGAGTATCGAATTTCGTCAGCCTTGGCAACAAGGCGGATGTATCCGGCAACGACATGTTGCAATACTGGGAGGACGATCCCGATATAAAAATGATTCTGCTGTACCTGGAGTCTTTCGGCAATCCTCTTAAATTCTCCAGAATTTGCCGAAGAATTGCCAGAAACAAGCCGATTCTTGTTGTGAAGAGCGCGAGAACGGAAGCGGGATTGTCCATTTCCAATACTCGTGCCTCCTTTCCGGAACCGGCGGAGCCCGTTGTAGATGCTCTTTTTCGTCAAGCTGGCGTCATTCGGGCTAACACACTGCAGGAGATGTTTGACGCTGCGGCCTTGCTCAGTGAAAATGTGTTGCCTCGCGGTCGGCGGGTTGCCCTTGTTACGAATACCGCAGGGGGAGCGGTGACCACTGTGGACACGCTGCAGAGAGACGGCTTGGAATTCGTGTCCCCTGTCATCAACCTGGGCTACGAAGCGTTAGCACAGGGATACCGTGACGTGCTTCCTCAAGTATTGAAGGATGACACGGTGGATGCAGTCATTGTCTTGTTTACGCCGATTGGGGTGGTCGATGAACAGGCCGTGGTCAATGCCATTGCAGAGGCGATTACAGAAGTAGCCGAGGAACATCAGACAGCAGGGGACCCAAGCTATCAGCCAAAACCGGTACTTGCCAATTTTCTGACGCGGGGAGATTATACGGTTCGCTACGTGAAGGCCGGTGCTCAGAAAATACCCGTCTACCCATTTCCGGAACAGGCCGTCCATGCATTGACGAAGGTCATGTACTACGCAGAATTTCGCAACCGTGACCAAGGACATGTGCCAGATTTAGAGAATGCCAATCCGGATGCAGCGCGAGACCTGATTCGGGCTGTACGCGACAAGAACGGAAAGTGGATTTCTGACGCTGCTTGCTCTCAGGTTCTGGAACTTATGGGGATTGCGTTTCAACAGCCAGAGCCTTCCACTCCCCGGAATGCTGGCTTGTCCGTTGGTATAAAGGTCCAAGCTGACCCGTTGTTTGGACTCATTATGGAGTTGAAATCGGTCAGCAATAAAGTGGTGAAGAATTGGGAGCAAGCTCCATTTCAGTCGGTTGGAAACGTTGGTTTTACCTCAGTTACACGAATTATCCCGCTGACAGATGTGGATGCGGTCGATATGGTAGCCCAGGTGTGCATTGGAGACGACGTCACGGAAACGGCACAAACTGAACTCCGGGATGTTCTTTTAAGGTTGTCCAGATTAGCTGAAGAAGTACCCGAAATTCAGCACATCGAGCTGACAAATCTCACGGCCTCGCTTAACGGATTGACTGCAGGAACGGTGCAGATTCAGTGCATACAAGAATAA
- a CDS encoding DUF2512 family protein, with protein sequence MYRSHVWRISTINLLIKLILFTAVLYVEQVLFPGLYQSIWPVIVTAIVLSGVGVTADLILVPPFGNLPALAMGWFGMTFIIWFVGLWYSSAAISLVTAWFMSTGLAPIEYILHRYILDSLVR encoded by the coding sequence ATGTATAGATCACATGTCTGGCGTATCTCAACGATAAACCTGCTGATAAAACTTATCCTCTTTACCGCCGTTCTGTACGTGGAACAAGTCCTGTTCCCCGGCCTCTACCAAAGCATCTGGCCTGTGATTGTAACAGCCATCGTACTGAGCGGGGTTGGCGTTACCGCGGACTTAATTCTGGTTCCGCCGTTCGGGAATCTTCCCGCGCTGGCCATGGGGTGGTTCGGAATGACTTTCATTATCTGGTTCGTGGGGCTGTGGTATTCCAGCGCTGCAATCAGCCTTGTGACAGCTTGGTTCATGAGTACTGGGCTGGCACCTATAGAGTATATTTTACATCGATACATACTTGACTCTCTCGTCAGGTAG
- the hemQ gene encoding hydrogen peroxide-dependent heme synthase, which yields MAQAPQTLDGWFVLHDFRKIDWARWKNCSVTEQNQMLDEFQTVLSEFTSVNENHSGTFGVFAIAGHKADLLLLHMRPTVEELEQVKTKLNKTAIADYLTTPYSYVSVVELGGYLAKPGVNPDTDPYLQGRLKPAMPDFSQICFYPMSKKRDGSDNWYTLSESERVDLMRSHGGIGRSYADRIKQIVTGSMGLDDWEWGVTLFSDDPLQFKKIVYEMRFDEASARFGEFGPFYVGYKISDHGLRQLFTV from the coding sequence ATGGCACAAGCACCGCAAACCCTTGACGGCTGGTTTGTACTGCACGACTTTCGCAAAATTGACTGGGCACGCTGGAAAAACTGCAGTGTCACAGAACAAAATCAAATGTTGGATGAATTTCAAACCGTGTTAAGCGAGTTCACGTCTGTGAACGAGAATCACTCCGGAACCTTTGGTGTTTTTGCCATTGCCGGACATAAAGCAGACTTATTGCTCCTACATATGAGACCCACGGTTGAAGAGTTAGAGCAAGTCAAGACAAAACTCAACAAGACGGCCATTGCGGACTATCTGACAACGCCGTATTCTTACGTTTCGGTAGTGGAATTAGGCGGGTACTTGGCAAAACCCGGCGTCAATCCTGATACAGATCCGTACCTCCAGGGGCGTCTAAAGCCCGCAATGCCGGACTTCTCACAGATTTGTTTTTATCCCATGAGCAAAAAGCGCGACGGGTCTGACAACTGGTATACCCTGTCTGAATCAGAACGTGTCGATCTCATGCGCAGCCACGGCGGGATTGGCCGCAGCTATGCTGACCGTATCAAACAGATTGTCACAGGTTCGATGGGCCTGGATGATTGGGAGTGGGGTGTGACGCTGTTTTCTGACGATCCTCTCCAATTCAAGAAAATTGTATACGAGATGCGGTTTGACGAAGCCAGCGCACGCTTTGGAGAATTTGGTCCCTTTTACGTCGGCTATAAAATCAGCGACCACGGACTCCGACAGTTGTTTACAGTCTAA
- a CDS encoding FAD-binding oxidoreductase — protein MNWIGDLTALLGTSKVTDNETVLQHHSHDESYHQAVLPDVVVFPESTDDIVQVLQFANYHRIPVVPFGAGSSLEGHTVPVQHGISVDLTNMHQILEIRPNDFLACVEPGVTRKQLNEQLRRFGLFFPVDPGADATIGGMAATGASGTTTVRYGAMRDNVRSLTVVLADGRVIETGSLASKSSSGYNLTHLFVGSEGTLGVISKIWLRLYGLPQKEVAARAQFHSVAECVNASVALISAGIPAARLELVSPRIMNAINQYSHTSYDEVPTLFIAFHGNEGSIDTDVALAQEILTDEGCITVDFESETDARNTLWSARHTAAPAFMHQHPGKGHMTTDVCVPLSKLPAAISFAEQMMAEYNVEGGIVGHVGDGNFHVSMAVNPQDSEQLKRAEAFNEALVKHALEAGGTCTGEHGVGLGKKKYQSLEHGDALDVMRSIKFALDKLGIMNPGKLVDTDK, from the coding sequence TTGAACTGGATTGGTGATTTAACGGCACTTCTCGGAACGAGCAAGGTCACAGACAACGAGACGGTTTTGCAACACCACAGCCACGACGAATCGTACCATCAGGCTGTGCTTCCGGATGTGGTCGTGTTCCCGGAAAGCACAGATGACATTGTCCAGGTGTTGCAGTTTGCCAATTATCACAGAATTCCAGTCGTTCCCTTCGGTGCCGGCAGTTCGCTCGAGGGTCACACTGTGCCAGTGCAACACGGAATCAGTGTGGACTTAACAAATATGCATCAGATTCTCGAAATTCGCCCCAATGACTTTCTGGCCTGCGTAGAGCCAGGTGTGACCCGCAAGCAACTCAATGAGCAGTTGCGTCGCTTTGGTCTATTCTTCCCTGTCGATCCCGGTGCCGACGCAACCATCGGCGGCATGGCCGCCACTGGTGCCAGCGGTACAACTACGGTCCGGTACGGTGCCATGCGTGACAACGTGCGCTCGCTCACAGTGGTGCTGGCAGACGGGCGTGTGATTGAAACGGGATCGCTGGCAAGTAAATCATCGTCCGGGTACAACCTGACCCACTTGTTCGTCGGGTCTGAGGGCACATTAGGTGTCATTTCAAAAATATGGCTGAGACTTTATGGCCTTCCTCAGAAAGAAGTCGCTGCGAGAGCTCAGTTTCACTCTGTTGCAGAATGCGTCAATGCCAGTGTAGCCCTTATCAGTGCCGGCATACCAGCGGCCCGCCTGGAACTGGTGTCACCTCGGATTATGAACGCAATCAACCAATACAGTCATACGAGTTACGACGAAGTTCCTACACTGTTTATTGCATTTCACGGAAACGAAGGCAGTATTGACACGGATGTGGCACTGGCACAGGAGATTCTGACAGACGAGGGATGCATCACTGTTGACTTTGAATCAGAGACAGACGCAAGAAACACCTTATGGAGCGCACGCCACACGGCAGCCCCGGCCTTTATGCATCAACACCCTGGGAAAGGACACATGACGACAGACGTCTGTGTGCCATTGTCGAAATTGCCGGCGGCCATCTCGTTTGCAGAGCAAATGATGGCAGAGTACAACGTTGAAGGCGGTATCGTCGGTCACGTCGGAGACGGAAATTTCCACGTCAGCATGGCCGTCAACCCACAGGACAGTGAACAACTGAAGCGTGCCGAGGCGTTCAACGAAGCACTGGTAAAGCACGCTCTGGAAGCTGGAGGTACCTGCACAGGCGAACACGGGGTTGGACTTGGGAAAAAGAAGTACCAAAGTTTGGAACATGGGGATGCACTGGATGTGATGCGCTCCATCAAGTTTGCACTCGATAAGCTCGGAATCATGAACCCTGGAAAACTGGTGGACACCGACAAATAA
- a CDS encoding carbon-nitrogen family hydrolase, which translates to MKLALCQMNVLQGDKAGNRKTAEQMIREANGNGADVAVLPEMWTCGYDFERLEEHAETFNGHTVTLLSGLARDLNMWIVGGSLPIRYSEGISNTAVTFNSDGELVHTYRKIHLIGLMEEDKYLLAGDSLSSFDLASTKGATVICYDLRFPELARSTVEKGAKILFVPAEWPMQRQQHWNALLQARAIENQMYVAAVNMSGENQNDRFIGGSKVIDPWGDIVAEAGADAQILLADIDLKLADEVRERVPSLRDRRPQLYDLL; encoded by the coding sequence GTGAAACTTGCACTGTGTCAAATGAATGTGTTGCAGGGAGACAAAGCGGGCAATCGAAAAACTGCAGAGCAGATGATTCGCGAAGCGAACGGAAACGGAGCAGATGTCGCTGTGCTTCCGGAAATGTGGACTTGCGGCTATGATTTCGAGAGACTGGAAGAACACGCGGAAACGTTCAACGGACATACTGTCACACTGCTGTCCGGACTCGCAAGGGATTTGAACATGTGGATCGTGGGCGGTTCGTTGCCGATTCGATATTCTGAAGGGATTTCCAACACTGCAGTGACATTTAATTCGGACGGGGAGCTAGTACATACTTATAGAAAAATACACCTGATTGGTCTCATGGAGGAAGACAAGTATTTGCTTGCAGGCGACAGTTTATCCTCGTTCGATTTGGCATCCACAAAAGGTGCTACGGTCATCTGCTACGACCTGCGTTTTCCGGAGTTAGCTCGCAGCACTGTTGAAAAAGGAGCAAAGATACTGTTTGTACCAGCTGAGTGGCCAATGCAACGGCAACAACACTGGAATGCTTTGCTGCAGGCAAGGGCCATAGAAAACCAAATGTATGTAGCGGCTGTCAACATGTCCGGTGAAAATCAAAATGACAGGTTTATTGGCGGTTCGAAAGTGATTGACCCTTGGGGGGACATTGTGGCCGAGGCCGGAGCTGATGCCCAAATTCTTCTTGCTGATATTGACCTGAAATTAGCAGACGAGGTTCGGGAAAGGGTCCCGTCTTTGCGAGATAGGAGACCGCAGTTGTACGACCTACTGTAG
- a CDS encoding aminotransferase class I/II-fold pyridoxal phosphate-dependent enzyme has protein sequence MERRTGVRVNVRLGANESAYGVSPKAAYAMREAVEDVMWYGDPESYELRQQLNRQLGFPMDSMLVAGGIDELLGLIVRVFLEPGQAVVASDGAYPTFLYHVDGFGGYKALVPYHNYRNDLEALAQAARDLRAKMVYLANPDNPTGTHYSASDLHQFLHSLPSDCLFLLDEAYIEFASEDIHLQSDYNDERLIRFRTFSKLYGMAGARIGYVIAHPDVIQTMHKVRLHFGVNRMAQAGALAALTDNTFTSYVLQDTARGKQEYYQLAEELGYTPIESSTNFVAIDVGSTERAQALVQQLFEKGIFIRSPGTDPLSRCIRVTVGTSEQRQVVGAALKSLSM, from the coding sequence TTGGAACGCCGAACCGGCGTACGGGTGAATGTAAGGCTTGGTGCAAATGAAAGCGCATATGGTGTTTCTCCCAAAGCTGCTTATGCAATGCGAGAGGCAGTGGAAGACGTCATGTGGTACGGAGACCCGGAGAGCTATGAATTGAGGCAGCAACTAAACCGTCAACTCGGTTTTCCAATGGATTCGATGCTTGTGGCTGGTGGTATAGACGAACTGTTAGGTTTGATTGTTAGAGTATTTTTGGAGCCGGGGCAGGCGGTGGTGGCTTCAGATGGAGCTTATCCTACCTTCCTTTATCATGTCGATGGGTTCGGCGGCTACAAAGCCTTGGTCCCTTATCACAACTATCGAAACGATTTGGAGGCACTAGCACAAGCAGCCCGCGACCTGAGAGCAAAAATGGTTTATTTAGCTAATCCTGATAATCCGACAGGTACTCATTACAGCGCATCTGATTTACATCAATTCTTGCATAGTCTGCCGTCTGATTGTCTGTTTCTATTAGACGAGGCTTACATTGAGTTTGCATCCGAAGATATTCACCTGCAAAGTGACTACAACGACGAAAGGTTAATTCGATTTCGGACGTTTTCAAAATTGTATGGCATGGCCGGTGCAAGAATTGGGTACGTGATTGCACACCCGGATGTAATCCAAACAATGCACAAGGTAAGACTGCATTTCGGAGTCAATCGGATGGCTCAGGCAGGAGCCTTGGCAGCATTGACGGACAATACTTTCACAAGCTACGTGTTGCAAGACACTGCCAGGGGTAAACAAGAGTACTACCAGTTGGCTGAAGAGCTTGGGTATACGCCGATTGAATCTTCCACCAACTTTGTGGCAATTGACGTCGGGTCGACTGAACGAGCCCAGGCGCTGGTACAACAGTTGTTTGAGAAGGGCATTTTCATTCGTTCCCCTGGAACTGACCCTCTGAGCCGCTGTATCCGTGTTACTGTGGGTACATCAGAGCAGAGGCAAGTAGTGGGGGCAGCCCTAAAATCGTTATCGATGTAG
- a CDS encoding thioredoxin family protein, producing the protein MLISESNQKAIKERFEELKNPVVIQYVESSLECQTCQEVRQLYEELTALSDLLTLEVYNLYADEDKVKEMGVNKVPAAMISDDSKKDYGVWFYGAPSGYEFATLLEDILMLSRGDSGLQEETKKQLSGLTSALDLSVFVTPTCPYCPAAVHLAHQFAFESGMVHANMVEAQEFPDWASEFNVYGVPKTIINNSEANSLEGAAPENMLLEKIMEVVASS; encoded by the coding sequence ATGTTGATTTCTGAAAGCAACCAGAAGGCCATTAAGGAACGCTTTGAAGAGTTGAAAAACCCTGTTGTTATCCAGTATGTAGAATCCAGTTTAGAATGCCAGACTTGTCAAGAGGTTCGTCAGTTATATGAAGAACTGACAGCCCTATCAGACCTTCTCACCCTCGAGGTATACAACCTTTATGCTGACGAGGACAAGGTCAAGGAGATGGGTGTGAACAAAGTTCCTGCTGCCATGATTTCCGATGATTCGAAAAAGGATTATGGTGTCTGGTTCTACGGTGCACCGAGCGGATACGAGTTTGCAACGCTGCTCGAGGACATCCTAATGTTGTCTAGAGGTGATTCTGGATTACAGGAGGAGACAAAGAAGCAATTGTCGGGCTTGACGTCTGCTTTGGACTTGTCCGTATTTGTTACGCCGACGTGCCCCTACTGTCCGGCTGCGGTTCACCTTGCTCACCAATTTGCTTTTGAATCAGGTATGGTTCACGCAAACATGGTGGAGGCACAGGAGTTCCCAGATTGGGCAAGTGAGTTTAATGTCTATGGCGTTCCAAAAACCATTATCAATAACTCTGAGGCCAATTCGCTTGAAGGAGCGGCACCGGAGAATATGTTATTGGAAAAAATCATGGAGGTGGTTGCCAGTTCATAA